DNA from Armatimonadota bacterium:
GGGCAGGATGTGTACCGGAAACCCAGAGCCTCCGGCACCCACATGGTCTCCATGATGAACCGCGCGGTCTTCACGATGTCCTGTGCGATGGTCTCGTCGCCGGTCTCGTCGTAGTACATCTTCTGCGCCGTCATCTGCACGCCCAGCATGAATCCGGCTTCACCGTAATGCTTCTGGTCCTCCGGGCAGTCACAGTGGCCATTGGGCAGCTTGTGGTAATGGAACCCGTGGTCGCCCGTTTCCAGCGATTTCGCATGCACCGCTTCAAGAATGATCCGCGCGGCATTCAGGTAGTACGGGTCTTCAGTGGCCAGAAACGCGGCCATCTGCATCTTGCCGACCCACCCGGGCTCGCGCGCGTTGTAGAACGTATAGTTGGTGGTGCCCGGCCCCCCATAGTTGTCGGCGATCAACCGCGCGGTTTCATACGACCTTCGGTCGCCACCCATCAGATAGTGCTCGAACATCCCCTGGCACCACACATGCCCGCGGTTGTCGGACCAGCCGGGCGATGCGTACACCTTCATGCCCTTGTACTCGGGCGGGTAATACCCTGCAGTGTGCCCGATACTGTGGGTCCATTGCTGCCCCACGCGGCGCGGGTCGTCAGCATGGTGCCGCGTATCGACGTCGCGCTGATGACGCACGGCTTCTTCCGCCCGGCGCCAGAATTCCGGCGTTCCGGTGCGCGCAAACTGCGTCAGGAATCCGTGGCCCAGATCGTACTCCAGGTTGCCCCAGTTCCAGGTGCGCTCCCCATGCCAGTCACCGAAATTCATCATGCCATACTCGCGGGAGGCATCGCGCTGCTCGAGGAACCGGCGGATACCGGTTTCCAGTGACTCGTCATAGCCTGGGAACTGGTCCCGGGTAGACACCGCAAGCCCCTGCAGAGCGCGGGAATCTTCCACCCATTGTGGCGGCACGGACGCCACCGGGCGCTCGCCGAGGAGCGACTCCGCCGCTTCCGCATTCTCCCGGCACAGCCATAGCTCCCAGGTCTTGCTGAAGCCCTGGCGGACGGTGTGCAGGCCGTCGCGGATGTGATAGTACAGTTTGTCTTCATCCTTGCGTCCCGCGTAGAAGCCTTCAGGCAGTCGAGGGCAAAGGCCGAAGTGAGCGATGCCTCCACGCAGTTCCACGGACGCAGGCCACTGCTCCCAGAAGCTCCGCAAGAGCGCCCGGTCGCCGCCACCGAGAGCGAGTGCGCCTTCGATCCGCTTGCCTTTGTCGCCGGCGGGTTCGGTGATCCATTCGAAGTCCTCGCGCTGAAGAACCCGCTCGCCCTCTTCGAGGGTCACGGATGCCTCGCCCTCGCCCACTGTCACCGCTTCGCTCCCGGCTCCCCGCAGTCCCAGCTCGAGGGACTGGATGGCGGTGAACTCCTGCCGCGTGTTGTCGTTCTCCACGGTGTAATCCACCCGCGTGCAGCCCAGACCCTCCCAGACGTGAAAGCGCATCGTGTACGCCCAAAGGCGCGCGCCATCCTCGGCCACATGATGCCCCTCGATACGCAGGACGGACTTCACCGGCCCGACTTCCTCCAGGGCCTGCTCGTCGACTTCGTCCTGGTAGACCTTGCCCTCGCTGTCCACCAGGCGCACGAATACTGGCAGGGGCAGGGCGCTCATGCCGAAGGGCACGATGTCTGGACCGTAATCCTGCCGCGTCACGGAGGCGCCGTACTCCAGCACCGCCTCGCTCTGGTCTGCCGGGGCAAGGAAGTCCACCCGCAGCCATTTGACGCTCTGGTCCGACCGCCAGCGGGTGACCGCAACCGCCTGCGACGCGATCTCCTCACCGTCCA
Protein-coding regions in this window:
- a CDS encoding carbohydrate binding domain-containing protein, encoding MLRHCLMVAPCLFTLAVPAVGQDQILVSLDAWADLDGVVHVRWITAQGDPAKCSVEYGPTPELGMTVEEDPSSLRGGTNSSDPGTGWANNHRADIEGIESWPVQLRVVGETRGGKSFVSDTVTVDRPEPPATRPDAARIPVRLHPGDWKLPRIPYTLGVPFARGELGDPARVRVLVDGEEIASQAVAVTRWRSDQSVKWLRVDFLAPADQSEAVLEYGASVTRQDYGPDIVPFGMSALPLPVFVRLVDSEGKVYQDEVDEQALEEVGPVKSVLRIEGHHVAEDGARLWAYTMRFHVWEGLGCTRVDYTVENDNTRQEFTAIQSLELGLRGAGSEAVTVGEGEASVTLEEGERVLQREDFEWITEPAGDKGKRIEGALALGGGDRALLRSFWEQWPASVELRGGIAHFGLCPRLPEGFYAGRKDEDKLYYHIRDGLHTVRQGFSKTWELWLCRENAEAAESLLGERPVASVPPQWVEDSRALQGLAVSTRDQFPGYDESLETGIRRFLEQRDASREYGMMNFGDWHGERTWNWGNLEYDLGHGFLTQFARTGTPEFWRRAEEAVRHQRDVDTRHHADDPRRVGQQWTHSIGHTAGYYPPEYKGMKVYASPGWSDNRGHVWCQGMFEHYLMGGDRRSYETARLIADNYGGPGTTNYTFYNAREPGWVGKMQMAAFLATEDPYYLNAARIILEAVHAKSLETGDHGFHYHKLPNGHCDCPEDQKHYGEAGFMLGVQMTAQKMYYDETGDETIAQDIVKTARFIMETMWVPEALGFRYTSCPNTSAGPGRAWIQMQGMAFAARHAQDEALAEVCRKSMAAGWSSLPTGGKSAGYTLCASAQALHELGQMPGPLFREYLERIDKALRSPARRQLPTLVPNPDFEENIAGWPSRGWKVEQSLDERHSGRASLRIFGTVANQNEYVNTSYDTGGSSYEIMWLKPGTKYRLNAWLKVNSISEGAPGPSMRIQFRDASGSRGSATTNAYDLAQSGTWQRLTVDFETPAYNDRNYLALNTRTKDSVTVDMYLDDVSIVPVDLADDTGSYTYMRLAVGAAGLSGGARLVAHPDLPGVQALQGPGTAGWNVEVSDAGTYCVWVKMLGPGEIPPVRISRDPVTRPATSAEATWVNVGPVQLPTGEIRVEIGELPGAGVIGGLLLTTDPSSGL